The following proteins are co-located in the Paludibaculum fermentans genome:
- a CDS encoding glycosyltransferase family 4 protein, with product MHIAFLITRADAVGGATIHVRDLARSLAQHGCRATVLVGGEGPVTEEFQRYGIAYESLRWLSRPIHPVRDALATAEIARVLRRLRPDLVSLHTSKAGLVGRVAAAIAGVPSVYTPHGWTVGDRISPAAGKVFTLAERLAAPLSKRIINVCEEERALALRKRIAPAAQLAVVHNGMPDVAAHLRAMPGRQPARILCVARFEAPKDHATLIESLALIGHMPWEAEFIGEGPLEEAARQLVEARGLANRIRFAGVSAKVADRLAAGQLFVLPTLSEGFPRSILEAMRAGLPAVASDVGGVREAIVDGITGTVVPRSNAAAMASALAQYVADPACRETRGAAGRSRYESMFTFDRMLARTLRVYEEILPANSTLRALVPLGGQ from the coding sequence ATGCATATCGCCTTTCTCATCACCAGAGCCGATGCCGTGGGGGGCGCCACCATCCACGTGCGCGACCTCGCCCGGTCACTGGCGCAGCACGGCTGCCGCGCCACCGTGCTGGTGGGCGGAGAAGGGCCTGTCACCGAAGAGTTCCAGCGTTACGGCATCGCTTATGAGAGCCTGCGCTGGCTCAGCCGCCCCATCCACCCCGTGCGCGATGCCCTGGCCACGGCTGAAATCGCCCGTGTCCTGCGCCGCCTGCGGCCCGACCTGGTGTCGCTGCATACCTCCAAGGCCGGCCTCGTCGGCCGTGTGGCGGCCGCCATCGCCGGCGTGCCGTCTGTCTACACCCCGCACGGCTGGACCGTCGGCGACCGCATCTCGCCAGCCGCCGGCAAGGTCTTCACGCTGGCTGAGCGCCTGGCCGCGCCCCTGTCCAAGCGCATCATCAATGTCTGCGAGGAAGAACGCGCCCTTGCTTTGCGGAAGCGCATCGCTCCGGCCGCTCAACTCGCCGTGGTTCACAACGGCATGCCCGACGTCGCCGCGCACCTGCGCGCCATGCCCGGACGGCAGCCCGCCCGCATCTTGTGTGTAGCCCGTTTCGAAGCGCCCAAGGATCATGCGACTCTCATCGAGTCACTGGCCCTCATTGGCCACATGCCCTGGGAAGCTGAGTTCATCGGCGAAGGCCCGCTCGAAGAAGCGGCCCGCCAGTTGGTGGAGGCGCGCGGCCTGGCGAATCGGATTCGCTTCGCAGGTGTCAGCGCCAAAGTGGCCGACCGGCTTGCCGCCGGCCAATTGTTCGTCCTGCCGACCCTGTCGGAAGGCTTTCCGCGCAGCATTCTCGAAGCAATGCGCGCCGGCCTGCCCGCCGTGGCGTCGGATGTTGGAGGTGTGAGGGAGGCGATCGTCGATGGAATCACCGGCACGGTGGTTCCACGCTCTAATGCCGCGGCCATGGCCTCGGCATTGGCGCAGTATGTGGCCGACCCGGCCTGCCGCGAAACACGCGGCGCAGCCGGCAGAAGCCGCTACGAATCCATGTTCACATTCGATCGCATGCTTGCCAGGACTCTCCGCGTTTATGAGGAGATTCTGCCGGCCAATTCCACGCTGCGCGCCCTGGTACCCCTCGGAGGTCAATAG
- a CDS encoding glycosyltransferase: MKKRILHVVPDLMPYGLERVVWSLVTRADRDEYEPGVVSMYDAEPGSMGPELERRGVKVFHLGKRRGFDPRTFGSMASVLRDWRPNLLHTHNYVLRYVLPAAAAAGMPPIVHTIHNVADREVERVGQWLHQLAFRRWVRPVAIADEVAASFQRVYKLDHPALIPNGIDLTPYAAARQDRGAWRQREGFTEDELLLVCVARFYEQKNHKTLLDAFAQLKDELPKARLLLAGDGHLRGAVEQQIAALGLGSRVTLLGRRDDVAGILGASDIFVLPSLWEGNPLSVMEAMAAGLPVAVTAVGGVPELVETGRSGLLCNPGDVDSLASALRTLAGSAALRRGFGEQAMARAEARFGEQAMVRAYEQLYAEELAGRTSNVRRAA, translated from the coding sequence ATGAAGAAGCGGATTCTCCATGTCGTGCCCGACCTCATGCCGTATGGCTTGGAGCGGGTGGTCTGGTCGCTTGTTACGCGCGCCGATCGCGACGAATATGAACCCGGTGTCGTCAGCATGTACGACGCCGAGCCCGGCAGCATGGGCCCTGAGCTCGAGCGCCGGGGCGTGAAAGTCTTCCACCTGGGCAAACGCCGCGGCTTCGATCCGCGTACGTTCGGCTCCATGGCCTCAGTCCTGCGCGACTGGCGCCCGAACCTGCTACACACCCACAACTACGTTTTGCGCTATGTCCTGCCCGCGGCCGCCGCGGCCGGCATGCCGCCCATCGTGCACACCATCCACAACGTCGCCGATCGCGAAGTGGAACGTGTCGGCCAGTGGCTCCACCAGCTCGCCTTCCGGCGCTGGGTTCGCCCCGTGGCCATCGCCGACGAAGTCGCCGCGTCCTTCCAGCGCGTTTACAAGCTCGATCATCCGGCGCTCATTCCCAACGGCATCGACCTGACCCCCTATGCCGCCGCCCGGCAGGACCGCGGCGCCTGGCGGCAGCGTGAAGGTTTCACAGAAGACGAACTGCTGCTGGTCTGCGTCGCCCGCTTCTACGAACAGAAGAATCACAAGACGCTGCTCGATGCCTTCGCCCAACTCAAGGACGAACTGCCCAAAGCGCGCCTGCTGCTGGCCGGCGACGGCCACCTGCGCGGTGCGGTGGAACAGCAGATAGCTGCCCTGGGCCTCGGCAGCCGCGTCACCCTGCTGGGCCGCCGCGACGACGTCGCCGGCATCCTCGGCGCCAGTGACATCTTCGTGCTGCCCTCTCTCTGGGAAGGCAATCCGCTGTCGGTAATGGAAGCCATGGCCGCCGGACTCCCCGTCGCGGTCACTGCCGTCGGCGGCGTCCCGGAACTCGTCGAGACGGGCCGCAGCGGCCTGCTCTGCAACCCCGGCGACGTCGACAGCCTCGCCTCCGCCCTTCGCACCTTAGCCGGCAGCGCGGCACTCCGCCGCGGCTTCGGTGAACAGGCCATGGCGCGGGCCGAAGCCCGCTTCGGCGAACAGGCCATGGTTCGCGCCTACGAACAGCTCTATGCCGAAGAACTGGCCGGCAGGACTTCGAATGTAAGGAGGGCCGCGTAA
- a CDS encoding glycosyltransferase — translation MATSVALETREARRMGDGRRILMFLTSLDDEGGAEVQVVQLAIRLHSRGWKVMVVSMLRPQSAEARLRSAGIPVFGLNMTPSVPDPRALLRLRRIVAGFKPHVMHAHMAHASLMARSLRLVARIPRLICTLHGARMYNTRGQGWALRELAHRFTDPLANRTTAVSREAAAHYTATGAVSQKRMFVVYNGIDCEKYNFDAGMRMMMRSELGLTGQFVWLAAGRLQQVKDFPTMLRAFALACDDRPDSLLLIAGDGVLKPELQQLASELHIESKVRFLGRRKDVPALMSAADGFLLTSVFEGLPLVLLEAAASKLPAVATNTGGNSEALVDGRTGYLAEVGNPASIAASMLRLCQQPQAELQEMQHAAREHARNNFEFSGIVRQWERVYEEVIAPQGAKR, via the coding sequence ATGGCGACAAGCGTGGCACTGGAAACGAGAGAGGCTCGCCGGATGGGCGACGGCCGCCGCATCCTAATGTTCCTCACCAGCCTGGATGATGAAGGCGGAGCCGAGGTACAGGTCGTTCAGCTCGCCATTCGGCTCCACAGCCGCGGCTGGAAAGTCATGGTGGTCTCCATGCTCCGGCCCCAGTCGGCCGAAGCCCGCCTGCGCTCGGCCGGCATCCCGGTCTTCGGCTTGAATATGACACCGTCCGTGCCCGATCCGCGCGCCCTGCTTCGGCTGCGCCGCATCGTCGCCGGCTTCAAGCCGCATGTCATGCATGCCCACATGGCGCACGCCAGCCTGATGGCCCGCTCCCTGCGCCTGGTCGCTCGCATCCCGCGGCTCATCTGCACCCTGCATGGCGCCCGCATGTACAACACCCGCGGCCAGGGCTGGGCGCTGCGGGAACTCGCTCACCGCTTCACTGATCCCCTGGCCAACCGCACCACCGCCGTCAGCCGCGAGGCCGCCGCCCACTACACCGCCACCGGCGCCGTCTCGCAAAAACGCATGTTTGTCGTGTACAACGGCATCGATTGCGAGAAGTACAACTTCGACGCCGGCATGCGCATGATGATGCGCAGCGAGCTGGGCCTCACCGGCCAGTTCGTCTGGCTGGCCGCCGGCCGCCTGCAGCAGGTGAAGGACTTCCCCACCATGCTCCGCGCCTTCGCCCTGGCCTGCGACGACAGGCCCGACAGCCTGCTTCTCATCGCCGGAGACGGTGTCCTGAAACCGGAGCTCCAGCAACTCGCCTCGGAGCTGCATATCGAATCCAAGGTGCGCTTCCTCGGCCGCCGCAAGGACGTGCCGGCCCTGATGAGCGCCGCCGACGGCTTCCTGCTCACCTCCGTGTTTGAAGGTCTCCCCCTGGTGCTGCTCGAGGCCGCCGCCAGCAAACTGCCCGCCGTCGCCACCAACACCGGCGGAAATTCGGAAGCACTCGTCGATGGCCGCACCGGCTACCTCGCCGAGGTCGGCAATCCCGCCTCCATCGCCGCCTCCATGCTGCGCCTCTGCCAGCAACCCCAGGCCGAGCTGCAGGAAATGCAGCACGCCGCCCGCGAACATGCCCGGAACAACTTCGAGTTCTCCGGCATCGTGCGGCAGTGGGAACGAGTTTACGAAGAAGTCATCGCCCCCCAAGGAGCAAAGCGTTGA
- a CDS encoding right-handed parallel beta-helix repeat-containing protein, whose translation MLRTVSILTFLGLALSAPVPAATYYVDRVNGSDDADGQASNSAWSSLAKVSNSKFQPGDRILLRRGQRWSERLVVPSSGSLDLPLYVGAFGTGNRPILDGTNVTLADDAYGLLTIEGHLNVTVCGLEIRGSARSGVHIYTSSGIRLCDMSLNNNVGNGVLVFDSSQVVIDRSEIFSNSQAPWESFAGIRIDGAGGDWKSFTIQNCKIHHNLGGADWASGNGIALGNTGNNIPFLEQVLIENNQIYNNGNPDQNQAGRGITASAHGDVTVLGNSVMSNASAGIYLGDYGLRLNITIERNYFYNNALRQLGGTTEGWATARYNTILVDTPDITAMGVEIGGLGTWTITNNVFRYTTPTDDTWRGFIRINDSDQEQHLVSDYNLFYSAGPRRWKRSNDQVIDFRTWQKFGFDQHSVAPQ comes from the coding sequence ATGCTTCGCACCGTTTCCATTCTGACCTTCCTCGGGCTGGCGCTCAGCGCACCGGTTCCCGCGGCGACCTATTACGTCGACCGCGTGAACGGCTCCGACGACGCCGACGGACAAGCGTCCAACAGCGCCTGGAGCAGCCTGGCGAAGGTCTCGAATTCGAAGTTTCAACCCGGCGACCGCATTCTGTTGCGGCGCGGCCAGCGCTGGAGCGAACGCCTCGTGGTGCCCTCCTCCGGCAGCCTGGATCTGCCGCTGTATGTCGGCGCCTTCGGGACCGGCAACCGGCCCATCCTCGATGGAACGAACGTGACTCTAGCCGACGATGCCTACGGCCTGTTGACCATCGAAGGCCACCTGAATGTCACCGTCTGCGGCCTGGAAATCCGGGGCTCGGCCAGAAGCGGCGTTCACATCTACACCTCCTCGGGCATCCGCCTCTGCGACATGTCCTTGAATAACAATGTCGGGAACGGCGTCCTGGTCTTCGACTCCAGCCAGGTGGTCATCGATCGCAGCGAGATCTTCTCCAACAGCCAGGCGCCCTGGGAGTCGTTTGCCGGCATCCGGATCGATGGCGCCGGCGGCGACTGGAAGTCGTTCACCATTCAGAACTGTAAAATCCACCACAATTTGGGCGGCGCGGACTGGGCGTCAGGCAATGGAATCGCCTTAGGCAACACGGGCAACAACATCCCGTTCCTGGAGCAGGTGCTGATCGAGAACAACCAGATCTACAACAACGGTAATCCTGACCAGAACCAGGCAGGCCGCGGCATTACAGCCAGCGCCCACGGGGATGTGACGGTGCTGGGCAACTCCGTCATGTCCAACGCTTCCGCCGGCATCTACCTGGGCGACTACGGTTTACGCCTGAACATCACGATCGAGCGCAATTATTTCTACAACAATGCCCTTAGGCAACTCGGGGGAACAACCGAGGGTTGGGCCACCGCCCGATACAATACAATTCTCGTTGATACGCCCGACATCACCGCTATGGGTGTCGAGATCGGAGGACTGGGCACCTGGACGATCACCAATAACGTATTTCGCTATACCACCCCCACGGACGATACTTGGCGGGGCTTCATTCGAATCAACGACTCCGACCAGGAGCAGCATCTGGTATCGGACTACAATCTGTTTTACTCTGCGGGCCCGAGACGCTGGAAACGATCAAATGACCAGGTCATCGATTTCAGGACCTGGCAGAAGTTCGGCTTCGACCAGCACAGCGTGGCGCCGCAGTAA
- the wbaP gene encoding undecaprenyl-phosphate galactose phosphotransferase WbaP has protein sequence MAATYPLSLPASRTFRPGLCTTVLFSGDLIAVGLSLAVAATIRFALGGEYSPSFYLRLMPLSILFALVYGLFGLYPGIINSAVTEIRKLSLATTVVFVLLGTLMFLFRTGVYYSRAVFFIAWLMALFAVPLTRALARAIFGRSDWWGYPVFVIGPSALTERVVDDMRRHPEAGLRPVASYEAEALEELDNSHGGSWLAQSAKLHGVERAVLALPEAGREDILRFLESEDSVFSRVYLVPGIGGLSSFGVETRDLGDSLSLEVRQDLALSRYQLAKRLVDQSLSLFVLLTLSPVLALVAAAIRLDSRGSVFHRQTRLGLGGKQFRIWKFRTMHRDAARMLDEHLAACPEAREEWEANQKLKNDPRITRVGRILRKTSLDELPQLVNVLMGDMSLVGPRPIVHNEVSKYGRHFSMYTRVLPGLTGLWQVSGRSDVGYGRRVELDTYYVRNWSPWLDVYLLARTVPVVIKGSGAC, from the coding sequence ATGGCTGCCACTTACCCCCTCTCCCTTCCCGCATCCCGTACTTTTCGCCCCGGACTGTGCACAACCGTCCTCTTCAGCGGCGACCTGATCGCCGTCGGCTTGTCGTTGGCCGTCGCCGCCACCATCCGGTTTGCACTCGGCGGCGAATACTCGCCGTCGTTCTATCTGCGGCTCATGCCGCTGTCAATCCTGTTTGCCCTCGTCTATGGTCTGTTCGGGCTCTACCCCGGCATCATCAATAGCGCCGTGACGGAGATCCGCAAGCTCTCCCTGGCCACCACCGTCGTCTTCGTCCTGCTGGGCACCCTGATGTTCCTCTTCCGCACCGGCGTCTACTACTCCCGCGCGGTGTTCTTCATCGCCTGGCTGATGGCGCTCTTCGCCGTGCCGCTCACCCGCGCCCTCGCCCGCGCCATCTTCGGACGCAGCGACTGGTGGGGTTACCCGGTATTCGTGATCGGACCTTCGGCTCTCACGGAAAGAGTGGTCGACGATATGCGCCGCCATCCCGAAGCCGGCCTGCGGCCTGTCGCCAGCTACGAAGCGGAAGCACTGGAAGAACTCGACAACTCGCATGGCGGCAGCTGGCTCGCCCAGTCGGCCAAGCTCCATGGCGTCGAACGCGCCGTCCTCGCCCTGCCCGAAGCCGGCCGTGAGGATATCCTGCGCTTCCTGGAATCCGAAGACTCCGTCTTCTCCCGGGTCTACCTCGTGCCCGGCATCGGCGGACTGTCCAGCTTCGGCGTCGAGACCCGCGACTTGGGCGACAGCCTCAGCCTCGAGGTTCGCCAGGATCTCGCGCTCTCCCGCTATCAGCTCGCCAAACGCCTCGTCGACCAGAGCCTCAGCCTCTTCGTCCTGCTTACGCTCAGCCCCGTGCTGGCGCTGGTGGCCGCCGCCATCCGGCTCGACTCCCGCGGTTCCGTCTTTCACCGCCAGACTCGCCTCGGGCTGGGCGGCAAGCAGTTCCGCATCTGGAAATTCCGCACCATGCACAGGGACGCGGCCCGCATGCTCGACGAGCACCTCGCCGCCTGCCCCGAAGCCCGCGAAGAGTGGGAAGCCAACCAGAAGCTCAAGAACGATCCGCGCATCACCCGCGTCGGCCGCATCCTGCGCAAGACCAGCCTCGACGAACTGCCTCAACTCGTGAACGTCCTGATGGGCGACATGAGCCTGGTCGGCCCGCGCCCCATCGTCCACAATGAAGTGTCCAAGTATGGCCGGCACTTCTCCATGTACACCCGCGTGCTGCCCGGTCTCACCGGACTGTGGCAGGTCTCCGGACGCAGCGATGTAGGCTACGGCCGCCGTGTGGAACTCGATACCTACTATGTGCGTAACTGGTCTCCATGGCTCGATGTCTACCTGTTGGCTCGCACAGTGCCCGTCGTGATCAAGGGCTCGGGCGCCTGCTAG
- a CDS encoding DUF2334 domain-containing protein, translating into MGNRWTTRYLLRFDDICPTMNWAVWREVEPILLDNGIRPILAVVPDNQDPHLVKGEHDAAFWSNVRAWQARGWTIGLHGYQHKYETKSAGIIGRNPYSEFAGLPEAEQRRKLAAAFGIFRSQGVWADAWVAPAHSFDALTVQLLSEFGLHTISDGYSLLPHLGPQGTLWVPQQGGRFLPVPCGTWTVCMHFNSWTREDIARFRADVTRYRAHIATLPEVVALNAQRPESWHDRLFFQSLRTLRGMRG; encoded by the coding sequence ATGGGCAACCGCTGGACCACTCGCTACCTGCTCCGCTTCGACGACATCTGTCCCACCATGAACTGGGCCGTGTGGCGCGAAGTCGAGCCCATCCTGCTCGACAACGGCATCCGCCCCATCCTCGCCGTCGTGCCCGACAATCAGGATCCTCACCTCGTCAAGGGCGAGCACGACGCGGCCTTCTGGTCGAACGTCCGTGCTTGGCAGGCTCGCGGCTGGACCATCGGCCTGCACGGCTACCAGCATAAGTACGAGACGAAGTCCGCCGGCATCATCGGCCGCAATCCATACAGTGAATTCGCCGGCCTGCCCGAGGCCGAACAGCGCCGCAAACTGGCCGCCGCCTTCGGCATCTTCCGCTCACAGGGCGTCTGGGCCGACGCCTGGGTCGCCCCCGCTCACTCTTTCGACGCGCTCACCGTCCAGCTCCTGTCGGAGTTCGGACTGCACACCATCAGCGACGGTTACTCGCTGCTGCCCCACCTTGGCCCGCAGGGGACGCTGTGGGTACCCCAGCAGGGCGGCCGGTTCCTGCCCGTGCCCTGCGGCACCTGGACCGTCTGCATGCACTTCAATAGCTGGACCCGTGAAGACATCGCCAGGTTCCGCGCCGACGTGACCAGGTACCGGGCCCACATCGCCACGTTGCCCGAAGTCGTGGCCTTGAACGCGCAACGCCCCGAGAGCTGGCACGACCGCCTGTTCTTCCAATCACTGCGCACCCTGCGCGGAATGCGCGGGTAA